Within Styela clava chromosome 8, kaStyClav1.hap1.2, whole genome shotgun sequence, the genomic segment GTAAAGGTTAGAAGTGGATTACAATATACTCCTCGATCTCAAGTGTCCGGACTTAAACAGAAAGAATCACGGTATATATCCATATTTAATGCTGGCATATCTTATCGGTAGGCTTACCAGATAtttgaagcaaaaaaaaacGGGACAGTGTAGATTTAGCAAGCCAACCTTGGTTCGATTCCGAGGCTCAGTAATTTTTCATACCATTATGGGTAGATAACGGGCATCAAAATTTATCTGTAAACCTTATTAAAATATCCTCTATTGgtctttgcttcaaataatggACAGCTAACTTGAGCTTACTCATTagaaaacttgcactttgttCTCGGTATTTTTACCATTTAACGACAGTATAGTTGGGTGTTAAATTAACGTATATATTGTTTATAACTGTGATAAAACAATTTCTCTATCCGAACTAGTGAAGTGAGTTCCAAATCAGTGGTAAATCGGCTGCATCcgttagaagaaaaaaaactatatcgatatcaaataagaaaatatttctgACAGGCATACTGCAAAACCGGGACATTCAGGTTTACCGGCCGGAGCGGCGGGGCAACTCATTCTCATTAGGAAAAATGCGTCCAATTGGGAATATTTCATGCGTGGTAAATAGTTCCACAGGTCTAGTTACATCTTATCGCATGGTTTGACAACTACCTTCGAACGCGATAGTAAATATTCTGACCAATCAGAGCTTACTTTTGTTGAGTTCTCTAAATAGATATGCGTCTTTCATATTGGACAACTAAAAGCTCCCCAGTGAATTGGTGGTGAAGGCATGTCTTGCATTATTGCTATACGTTCtcaataattttcaattattacaACGGACATCGGTGACCTAATAAGCTAGTTGTATGAGGCATCGACGGAAATCACCGATCGCGGTAGTTGAACTTGTATTAAGCAGGCCAACGACCTAACAGGTCTAAAGTACGGTGACATGACGACGAAGGGCTACAATGCCGAATATGAACAGTCCAATGCCTCGAGGACATGCAGCGCTGTATAATTGTGTCGTTTCATTGTAAACCACGCGAAAAATTAAGGTTTGTTAGCAGCGTGGAAAAATTGCCACTGAGTAATACGATATAGTTTAGCCGTTAGACTGGAAAGATTACATATAGAATAACGAATAACCCAAATAGTCCTAACTTATTAGAAATAATTCAGGATTGACGGAATTTGTTGGCCAGTCTTCACCTAGTTCAGGCCAGATGGTAAGCATTGCAAAAGGTTCAGAAAAAATTCTGGACATCGGAACGAGAAAGTTCAAAATAAACATAACGTAGGAGTCTCATATATACCAGTTAAACTTATGGTATAATAAAGTGATTCCCATAACTGCTATGGTTGGCAACAAGAAATCAAAAACCTAAAGTTGCTATTATTACTAGAACTGTTGGtctaattgttttattttgattagGTCTTTGTGGGAGGATGAGTGACATATCTTTATGAATTTCGTTTGTGTTTAATCAAAATCTATAATATTATGAATCCTGTCTGATGAATAAACAGTATGAAGCCTTTTGGGCGCCAGAGGAAGTTGTGGAAATTTTTTGCATCGTTTGCCCTTTTGGTCGTGATTTACGTCATGCGTGATAGAAATTTGAATACTGTATACAACAATACCGTGCGGTGTGCCAACGGATATAATGCAGAAGGTAACacttttgtttgaaaattgtgCGTATAATTTTTTAACCTGTTTCCTCATAGCTGGGTCACGCTCAATGCGCACGCAATGCTTCGCTTCTCTATTGGATTCACTGTTGATAAACctaatatgaaaacaaattgCCATCAAAATACTAGGGACGTTATCGACTCGAGACCTATCTCAGTCTATTTGCGTTTGTTCTTGTGGCGCTCGAGAAGAACCAAGTGTAGAAATTACGTCATATTACACTTGTACTGATAAACTAAGCAAAACTGTTAACATGTTATTGGTGGTAAATGGGCTGTGTCACGTACTTTTAATATAGGCTACTGCTTGTATTATTTATGCTTTACCGATTGGGTGTTATTTTGGACGCAATATAAAATTGCAGTAAATACGAAATATCATTACCTCAAAAGTAAATATTGCAAGAACTACAAACATTAAGTAAACATGTGATACAAATACCAAAATGTAGGAAGAGTCCAGTTGACAACGTTTTAACTTGATTTAACATAGGGTTGCCAgtttctacaaaaaaaaaactttcccaataaaaaaaaaattcagagttttattttattctaaatatCCAGGAAGTTGTAAAGATTCTGATCGAATGCAAGTAAACCGTGAGGCAATCGGGCGAAATTTAGAATCAGTTCCAAATGACGAAACCCACCATTTTCATACCGACACAATCGCAACGGAAGCAATATGGCCTGGTATCGTTGTTTACAATCGGGTACCAAAATGTGCCAGTTCAACATTGCGTCAACTCATAACGAGATTACAGAGAAGAAACAAATTTCGATATGAAATTCATAACTGGCCTAATGTGAAGCAATCATTGACAAGCAATGAAGAAGTGAGTAGAATAAATCGATAAAATTCCTATTTTCCTCCTATATAATGCTCAaaaaaggttccattacatttgaacccacgtacatttgaacccatgacaattgcacctgtatgctattgcacctatggaattttttttgtttcacggatagttaaacccatactaaccctaacccatgggttttagcacccgcatatagattgaacccgtggatatacgcatgggttcaaatgtacatgggttcaaatttacggtCACCCTCAAAAAATATTGTACTGTTATTATTAGGCATAACAGATTTACTGTAATGGAATTCTGTAATTTAGCACTAAAGTGTCAAAGTTACGGATATAATAGCTTTCTATGGAACCGAATACCAAATGTCATGCTTCATATGTAAAAGTAACGCTATAAAGTGTAAAATTCGTGTTGTGCCGTATGAACTCCTTTGTGCTATAGATTGCATGGattaatatatttgatattgtaTTCGGAGTGTTTATTGCAGATATTTATGATCACAATAATTGAATCCCATAGAATGGCCGAACTGAAGTCTAAAAAAGCAGTCTAAAATTcttaacataaaatatttttcataaaggTTTGTCACAGTAATTAGCGTATAAAAGTAACGTTAACCTTTGGTTGTAGACCGCCAGGTAGAAATAGACTCATTAAAATGCTTGGCACTTTGAAACTAAGAATGAAAAgtgtaattttatttcattcatttcagaGCGAATTAGTTGGACAAGTGACGTCACTACCTCAACCATTATTATTTTTACGTCACCTGCACTTTGTTGACTTCGAAAAGTAAGATCGACAGAACGTTTGTTTTATGCTTTTAAACTAAACCTGAACAAACCAGTTTTAAAGATGTACATGCGCTATCCGAATCTTTCAAAGTAAACTCATTTAAATTAGTTTACGCTAACTATTTAGAGATTGTACCACTGTTACAGGTTCAtaatattgtaatttatttgCGATGAAAAGCTAGAAACATTcaaattcagatttttgttatatttcatcGATTTTGTGACAGAAAATAATTTGGCCTAATGCGCGTGCCAATTATATGTATTATCGAAATTGCTAAACGTGAGAGGTAATGAACGGGGAGTATATTATGCGCACATGGCCTTCAAAAATTTTAAGAGCACTATTTTCTTTCAATCGCGGAGTCGCCGTGTTAGTTAATTATGTTGCAAATTCTCAATAAATCTGTTGTACATTCAATGTGCAATTTGCCGCTTCACAATCAAAAGGTACCATAGAATAGATCAGGCCTCGGCTAAGCATGATACATTACATTACAAGCTTCGTGATGGTAGTATGAACCTATTTCATTTGAGTTTCCGCATTCCAAAGCCTCGTTGCGTGAAGCGTAGCTATTGTATCTTTCAACGACATACTAGATCCTTAAAAATATGGTTAACCGCTagtcatcaatattttttgctttgtaaTCTGTCAAATATTAATATCCAAGGGCAGTGAGCATCGTAAACGAATTTGCGTATCAAATTTTCTTAGACTACCGAAGTGGGCCATGTTAAATAAATAGGTCATCTCTCAGAGATATGAGTTAGGTCGCATTTCGGAGGTTTGTTCATAAAGATACAGGAATGCGTGGATCTGATTTAGGGTAAGTGTGAAAATCTCCCGCACTTAATACTAGAAGAGCCGGATTTCGTATTAGCATGCCTTACTCGTTCCCGTTATGTTTAAATTTCTGTTGGTGATACTTGGCCTTTCTTTCATATCAGCAGGGTGGCAGGGCTGACAGTAACTGCGATTTTTGTAACTAAATTATATATCGTTTTCAGGTATAATGTAACGAAACCGGCCTATATCAATATGATCCGCCACCCTATTAATAGATTTGTGTCGCATTATTACTTTTCACGTTTTGGTTTTGTAAATTGGACGGaagaaaaaatcagaaaatggtTATGGCCAATGTCTAAAGAACGACGAGAAATGGTGAGCTTCAtgatattatatatttgaaaactcgaatatatatttgatgttgCAGCTGATACCGATTTTTCTGCTATCTACAGACTAGacatatcatgaaaataatattagtaCAAATTGTCTATTCTCTAAATATAACAAATCTGCATCGCCAGAAACGCACAAAAACGATTTTAAACAGATATCTCGTTTAGGAGATTATGAATTGCTAAAGTGAGGGTTggttgtaaataaaaaattatatttttgttaatattcttcgaataatattcaattatacTGTTTTTTTATATAGAGTTTGGATGAATGTGTAAAAAACGGAGCGGAAAAGTGTGTTGtagaaaatcatgaaaatttcaTGCAATTCTTTTGTGGGCAAGATGTAAGATGCAAGTAAGTATTaccaaatgaaaaattaaaaaattatcaatttttcaaaatttgttatgaaaaagcTCTTTCTTTCTAAGATATTTTCCCACTTGGTGAACTTATTACATAAAAATGCGAAGGCTATTTATCAGACTATTCCATAATAGTAGGCTTTGTTGTTAAATTTTCGTTGCTCATACCCTGTCAGTTGCCAGacattataatatattattatatatatatatatatatatggtatggAATCTCTAATTTGAAAATATCGTCGCAGTTCTTAGTAGCCTAAATACTTCTTTGATCAACTTATTTTAATTCATGATCTAATCAGAAATCGCGATGACTGGGCGTTGGAAAAAGCCAAAACCAATATTGCTAAGAATTTTGTCTTCATTGGAGTTTTGGAAAAGTTTGAAGATTCAATCAAAGTGGCGGAGACTATTTTACCAAAGTGAGCTTGAATAAAACTAATTATTTTGGCCAAAATTAAAACAAGCTTATATCCTTCATCATGCTTTTTCAACAACACCTTTATCGTTAGGCACAGAATCCCAACTTTAAATTAAGCTAACAACTGGGATGCCGCgactcaatatatataatatatatatgatgattctccatcaatatttttcataaataaaagTTCTCGTTTCAGGTACTTTACTGGagcaacaaatatatttcaagctTCTCCAAACAGTAAGTTAACATATTTCCATCTATATAGTATATAAAAATCATGCTTATCAGACAGTGCGTGAAATGACATATTAGAGCgtcttcatatttattttcacgTTCCGGATGAGACCAATGCACGTCGaaattatttctagaaacattATGACTAATTGTGGAATTAGTTTGTATTCATATCagtaaaaagagaaaaaataatACTGCAATTAGGCACGATTACcgaatttttattataaaacgtTAGAATGGCCGCTGAATATGCCATATTATATACACCGTATTACGTGGATGACATAAATTTAACCATCAGTTCAGTGGTAATGCTCATTTAGAATGTGAGATCGAATCGTCTCGTTTGTTACTCTGAATGATTGCAAGCTCACAGATATCGTTAGAATGTACTATTTTCCACAAATTACAAATGTTGTGTAAATAGCATCTAACTTTCATACTTTCCCTCGCTTGTGAATTTTTGCACCGTCATCtataacatattttataatttattgatttttatacGTATATTAACACGCTTTACGTTCAAGTTCGTCTGCATTTCGCTATCGctcaataattttaaaactttctgTATGTTTCCGGGCCCCGCGAGCATAAACCTATTGATTTTCAGCtcgatagaaatatttttacttctttGGTCTTCCATACAATAGAATTTCCATTGTTATATTAACAAATATACTGTCTGAATATTGAGATTTTTTCAATTAAGTTGTTTAGTTGTGACAACCACTTTCGTATTTATTTCAGGTGGAAGCCACACAAAAACTGCCAACAAAGTGAAGCCTACAAATGAAACTGTTTCGGTTTTATCTGTTGCTTTGAGTAGAGAAATTGAACTCTATAATTTTGTTAAACAAAGACTTGATTTTCAAATAacgtttttgaaaaaatctgGCAAAATCACGTGACCACAAATCAACGTAATGAAAGCTGGAATGAATGAACGAACCAACTAACACGTAGAAGGTTGTTATACCATTGATGACTTAACAACCTGTTAACATTCCTGTTAAGGTATCAATGGTTATACGTAAGAACATTCAGAAATATGCCTGACTTCTTCATAACACAAAGGTTATGTGCTCTACAGTCTACAATATGGAATGATAGAGTCAATGAACGCCGCAAAAAATTGGTGGACACTGCTGGCAAAATTTTAATATCTCAGGTACTGGAAGTGATATTTGATCTGATGttccaaaattcaaaaatacgtCTACACTAAATGAACCGATATTTATTTCACTATGAAACGCATAATTTATATATACTATGTAATATATTTGTTACGGATTATGCAATATTCTGCGTCAATCAGTGTGGAACATAATGAACCTGCTATGGAGATTCAGCCCTGGAGATAAAATATGAAGAACGTGTCCTAAAATATTTAAGAGAAAtagtgaataataataaaaaaaataagtaataaaaaatatcaacaatTTGAAGTTTGGTGTGAAATTATTCTTAAATGCATGAAGATGAAGATAAATCTCGCTGAAGAATCCATCCCTATGACTCGCTTTTGAAAAGTAACATACCTGACATACAAATTATAGATCTCTTTACTGTGTTTCAAATAGTTAGAATTTTCAAGGTTTCACTTCTTTGTACAAAATGTCTCGCGTGCTTTTTGGTATTGTTCAATGAGAGCGTTTCCCTCTTGAGCAAAACCTCTCTTCACAATCAATAGCGCGATAGTTCACTCGGATTGGATCTATAACAATTCACTGGTTTATTTGAAAGGTGAATAGCTCGCGAAACAATTTCTTTGACTCATCGAGAAAGTGTTTCCATACCTTCCTCAATCAAATCAAATGAGTAATAGTAAACTTTTATATTAGACAGGCTTTGAGCAAATGTTTAAAATGTTGGCATTATCAAACTGGATATCATTAA encodes:
- the LOC120346450 gene encoding uronyl 2-sulfotransferase-like isoform X2, which encodes MKPFGRQRKLWKFFASFALLVVIYVMRDRNLNTVYNNTVRCANGYNAEGSCKDSDRMQVNREAIGRNLESVPNDETHHFHTDTIATEAIWPGIVVYNRVPKCASSTLRQLITRLQRRNKFRYEIHNWPNVKQSLTSNEESELVGQVTSLPQPLLFLRHLHFVDFEKYNVTKPAYINMIRHPINRFVSHYYFSRFGFVNWTEEKIRKWLWPMSKERREMSLDECVKNGAEKCVVENHENFMQFFCGQDVRCKYFTGATNIFQASPNSGSHTKTANKVKPTNETVSVLSVALSREIELYNFVKQRLDFQITFLKKSGKIT
- the LOC120346450 gene encoding uronyl 2-sulfotransferase-like isoform X1, which encodes MKPFGRQRKLWKFFASFALLVVIYVMRDRNLNTVYNNTVRCANGYNAEGSCKDSDRMQVNREAIGRNLESVPNDETHHFHTDTIATEAIWPGIVVYNRVPKCASSTLRQLITRLQRRNKFRYEIHNWPNVKQSLTSNEESELVGQVTSLPQPLLFLRHLHFVDFEKYNVTKPAYINMIRHPINRFVSHYYFSRFGFVNWTEEKIRKWLWPMSKERREMSLDECVKNGAEKCVVENHENFMQFFCGQDVRCKNRDDWALEKAKTNIAKNFVFIGVLEKFEDSIKVAETILPKYFTGATNIFQASPNSGSHTKTANKVKPTNETVSVLSVALSREIELYNFVKQRLDFQITFLKKSGKIT